Proteins encoded in a region of the Candidatus Moanabacter tarae genome:
- the rpsU gene encoding 30S ribosomal protein S21, producing MPVEVKIRKGEPMERALRRLKKRLDREGVIRDVRAKRYFEKPSEVKRRKKKIAAFSNMLRLRHENR from the coding sequence ATGCCAGTAGAAGTTAAAATACGAAAAGGCGAGCCCATGGAACGTGCTCTCCGGCGTCTGAAGAAGAGATTGGATCGAGAGGGCGTGATTAGGGACGTGCGTGCCAAGAGGTATTTTGAGAAACCTTCGGAAGTGAAGCGTCGAAAGAAGAAGATTGCTGCATTTTCCAATATGCTGAGGCTTCGCCACGAGAATAGGTAA
- the mutY gene encoding Adenine DNA glycosylase codes for MFNPQSCEDQKLIEVLNKWYTERSRPLPWRENPSLYKTVVSEFMLQQTQVKTVIPYFERWIDQFPDFNTLAQADENNVLRAWEGLGYYKRARNLLQLAKTFVSLPKTPETAEQWKTFPGVGPYTAAAIASISFGQHIACLDGNVIRVLARIFNCSQLFRNATSAAKSLAPVANWLIKSANPGVHNQAMMELGATVCLKNKPKCTNCPLLNFCITGQNGTAHLIPKFHPRLTRRLSVQRLFVRNKNSILLYKTPHKNIRLAKIYELPNTDLFKEEIDLPRPFAIRNRSIGNERITEKLYYLDPNPALRKRIEASSDLHWIHLSNLDKVALSGPHRRWVNEFL; via the coding sequence ATGTTCAATCCACAATCCTGTGAAGACCAAAAATTAATAGAGGTCCTCAACAAATGGTACACAGAAAGGAGCCGCCCTCTCCCATGGAGGGAAAATCCCTCTCTCTATAAGACGGTGGTATCAGAATTCATGCTTCAGCAAACCCAGGTCAAAACAGTCATTCCTTATTTTGAAAGGTGGATAGATCAATTCCCTGATTTCAATACTCTTGCGCAAGCTGATGAAAATAATGTACTTAGAGCCTGGGAAGGTCTAGGTTACTACAAACGGGCCCGCAATCTTCTCCAATTGGCGAAAACCTTTGTTTCTCTTCCCAAAACTCCCGAAACTGCCGAGCAATGGAAAACTTTCCCTGGAGTCGGTCCTTACACCGCAGCCGCCATAGCCAGTATCTCTTTCGGGCAACACATTGCTTGCTTAGACGGAAATGTTATTCGCGTCCTCGCTAGAATTTTCAACTGTTCTCAATTATTTCGAAACGCTACCTCTGCCGCAAAATCCCTCGCCCCCGTTGCCAATTGGCTAATCAAATCCGCCAACCCAGGAGTACACAACCAAGCGATGATGGAACTTGGTGCAACCGTCTGCTTGAAGAACAAACCCAAATGCACCAACTGTCCTCTCCTAAATTTTTGCATCACCGGTCAAAATGGAACAGCACATTTAATTCCAAAATTCCACCCCAGGTTAACCCGTCGACTCTCCGTACAGCGTCTTTTCGTTCGCAACAAAAATTCCATTCTTCTTTACAAAACGCCTCATAAAAATATCCGCCTTGCGAAAATCTATGAGTTACCTAATACTGATCTATTTAAGGAAGAAATCGATCTTCCCCGCCCTTTTGCTATTAGAAACCGAAGCATCGGCAACGAACGGATAACTGAGAAACTTTATTACCTAGATCCAAATCCAGCCCTGCGGAAAAGGATAGAAGCCTCCTCGGATCTCCACTGGATTCATCTCTCGAACCTCGACAAAGTCGCCCTATCGGGTCCCCACCGCCGCTGGGTTAACGAATTCCTCTAA
- the rnhC gene encoding Ribonuclease HIII, which translates to MKKLEDICDQKGFGYYEVGYSRFAFKSKHDRINIVGYESGKVVIQGKGTEDFVRDVVESEVTGEPRLGYEEFHNPQWFDEHAGLDEAGKGDLFGPLVTACVVADGAMVRAWIEKGVRDSKKMTDSSILRLEKLIKATRGVVVKTAYCRMRKYNELMSKPNANLNRLLAWLHSRSLEDALGVRTVKWGLLDQFSTTPLVQNYLKVKSFKLEAQPRAEVDPVVAAASICARAEFLRQMKGLSENFGETLLKGASSNAKSQAVRIVEKMGDRALGDFAKLHFKTVSEVMNLVRR; encoded by the coding sequence ATGAAAAAGCTTGAGGACATTTGCGATCAGAAGGGCTTCGGGTATTACGAAGTCGGCTATTCCCGTTTCGCCTTCAAGTCGAAACATGACCGCATCAATATCGTGGGTTATGAAAGCGGAAAGGTTGTTATTCAGGGCAAGGGTACGGAGGATTTTGTACGAGACGTGGTAGAGTCCGAGGTTACAGGCGAACCAAGGCTAGGCTATGAAGAATTCCATAACCCGCAATGGTTTGATGAGCACGCAGGCTTAGATGAGGCGGGGAAGGGAGATTTGTTCGGACCCCTAGTAACAGCCTGTGTAGTGGCGGACGGAGCGATGGTCCGGGCGTGGATAGAGAAGGGTGTTCGAGACAGCAAGAAGATGACTGATTCCTCCATTTTGCGTTTAGAGAAGTTGATCAAGGCAACCCGAGGCGTGGTAGTTAAAACTGCCTATTGCAGGATGAGGAAATACAATGAGTTGATGTCCAAACCAAATGCAAATCTTAATCGGCTGTTGGCTTGGTTACATTCTCGTTCGTTAGAAGACGCCCTTGGGGTTCGTACAGTGAAATGGGGCTTGCTTGACCAGTTTTCGACTACACCTCTTGTTCAGAATTATTTGAAGGTGAAATCGTTTAAACTAGAAGCACAGCCAAGAGCTGAAGTGGATCCAGTTGTAGCTGCAGCTTCTATTTGTGCTCGTGCCGAATTTCTTCGGCAGATGAAAGGATTGTCAGAGAATTTTGGTGAAACACTTCTTAAAGGAGCTAGTTCCAATGCAAAAAGTCAGGCCGTTCGGATTGTAGAAAAAATGGGGGATAGGGCACTTGGTGACTTTGCGAAACTACACTTTAAGACGGTTTCTGAAGTGATGAATTTGGTACGGAGATAA
- the rnhB gene encoding Ribonuclease HII has translation MRGYMKRSLIEFDLDAVSGCSGIAGVDEAGRGALAGPVVASAVCLSENFYAYRHSLPEISEVNDSKKLSDRQRKRVFKGLWKLRDSGSIEIEIGVATVSEIEKMNILGATRMAMRRALYRLAKVFPEGVDPAASREKEFLFRRGCDDSATTPDSPMIRRTHKILVDGNPLSPFPYKHTAVVKGDGKSLAIAMASVVAKVVRDRIMCGLDSLHPYYGFSNNKGYGTNFHCAAIRDKGPSRHHRRLFLRRLLEPESERNQLEFYHS, from the coding sequence ATGAGAGGCTACATGAAGCGGTCCTTGATTGAATTTGATTTGGATGCAGTGTCGGGATGTAGCGGTATAGCGGGCGTCGATGAGGCAGGCAGAGGAGCTCTGGCTGGTCCGGTAGTAGCATCAGCAGTTTGTTTATCTGAGAACTTCTATGCCTATCGGCATAGTCTTCCTGAAATTTCTGAGGTAAATGATTCTAAAAAACTGTCAGATCGACAGCGTAAAAGGGTATTTAAGGGCCTATGGAAACTGCGAGACTCTGGATCGATTGAGATCGAGATTGGGGTGGCAACAGTCAGTGAGATAGAGAAAATGAATATTCTAGGAGCAACACGTATGGCTATGCGGCGAGCTCTCTATCGACTAGCGAAAGTCTTTCCTGAAGGAGTTGACCCTGCGGCATCTAGAGAGAAAGAATTCCTGTTTCGGAGGGGCTGCGATGACAGCGCAACGACGCCCGATAGCCCCATGATAAGGAGGACACATAAGATACTCGTTGACGGAAACCCCCTTAGTCCTTTCCCTTACAAACACACTGCTGTTGTCAAGGGAGACGGCAAATCCCTTGCTATTGCAATGGCCTCAGTTGTTGCGAAGGTCGTTCGGGACCGTATAATGTGTGGTTTGGATTCGCTTCATCCGTATTACGGATTTTCTAACAACAAGGGATACGGGACTAATTTCCATTGTGCGGCGATTAGAGATAAAGGTCCTTCCCGACATCACCGGAGGCTGTTTTTGAGGAGGCTCCTGGAGCCCGAATCGGAGCGTAATCAGTTGGAATTTTATCATTCCTAG